In Longimicrobium sp., one DNA window encodes the following:
- a CDS encoding signal peptidase II: MKERLAPWLLRMMGFRRVVRRPDAAPGRRASDHEPVRGWRPALAVAAAIALLDWGTKAAIAWSVPVGAFREVIPGRVAFWHVRNEAMILGLYDDLALGTRKSIALVASLVASLVILQIIGRGHRLPRAQRTYASVFVGTVLGGMLGNLGERVVHWGVTDYLSFHWAPYWLPPGNVADVALFLAIPMAVPVIVFELQGRARRGAASAHPARRGAVLSRQ, encoded by the coding sequence ATGAAAGAACGTCTCGCACCCTGGCTGCTCCGCATGATGGGCTTCCGCCGCGTCGTCCGGCGCCCTGATGCGGCGCCGGGGCGGCGCGCGTCGGACCATGAGCCGGTGCGCGGGTGGCGCCCCGCGCTTGCCGTGGCCGCGGCGATCGCGCTGCTGGACTGGGGCACCAAGGCGGCCATCGCGTGGTCGGTGCCGGTGGGGGCGTTCCGCGAGGTCATTCCGGGGCGTGTAGCTTTCTGGCACGTCCGCAACGAGGCGATGATCCTGGGGCTGTACGACGACCTCGCGCTCGGCACGCGCAAGTCCATCGCGCTGGTGGCGTCGCTGGTGGCTTCGCTGGTCATCCTCCAGATCATCGGCCGTGGGCACCGGCTCCCCAGGGCGCAGCGGACGTACGCGTCGGTGTTCGTGGGAACGGTGCTCGGCGGGATGCTGGGGAACCTCGGGGAGCGGGTGGTGCACTGGGGCGTCACCGACTACCTCTCGTTCCACTGGGCGCCCTACTGGCTCCCGCCCGGCAACGTGGCGGACGTGGCGCTCTTTCTCGCGATCCCGATGGCGGTGCCGGTAATCGTGTTCGAACTGCAAGGGCGGGCGCGGCGCGGTGCCGCGTCCGCCCACCCGGCGCGCCGCGGGGCCGTGCTCTCCCGGCAGTAG
- a CDS encoding aminotransferase class V-fold PLP-dependent enzyme: MADAPIYLDYAATAAIRPPEVAEAMMAYLRDVGATPGRAGHSRAVEAGRVAFRCRRALARLFGVRGDPGRIAFQLNATHALNVALQGVLRPGDRVVRTSYDHNAVRRPVAALARIGVSETVLGGKADGSFDLDEAERALAGARLLVLSHASNVLGTVAPVAELAARAHANGALVLVDASQSAGHIAVDVEAMGIDLLAFTGHKGLLGPQGTGGLYVREGVEIEPVFAGGTGAESGPSGMPDAMPDRLEAGTQNGPGIAGLLAGVEWVLARGVEPIHERQSTLKARLRERLGGIPGLRLLSSAAPEGAGIVTVTVDGFDPSQMAARLDRDFGVMTRAGLHCAPEAHRILGTEATGGVRFSVGWATTEAEVDRAAEAVAALAGETMPARAG; this comes from the coding sequence ATGGCGGACGCGCCCATCTACCTGGACTACGCCGCCACCGCGGCGATCCGCCCGCCCGAGGTGGCGGAGGCGATGATGGCGTACCTGCGCGACGTCGGCGCCACGCCGGGGCGCGCGGGGCACAGCCGGGCGGTGGAGGCGGGGCGCGTCGCCTTCCGCTGCCGCCGGGCCCTGGCGCGCCTCTTCGGCGTGCGTGGCGATCCGGGGCGCATCGCCTTTCAGCTCAACGCCACCCACGCGCTCAACGTCGCGCTCCAGGGCGTCCTCCGCCCCGGTGACCGGGTGGTGCGTACGTCGTACGACCACAACGCCGTCCGCCGTCCGGTGGCTGCCCTGGCGCGCATCGGCGTCTCGGAGACGGTGCTTGGCGGCAAGGCGGATGGAAGCTTCGATCTGGACGAGGCGGAGCGCGCGCTGGCCGGCGCCCGCCTCCTCGTCCTGTCGCACGCATCCAACGTCCTGGGCACCGTGGCGCCCGTGGCCGAGCTTGCCGCGCGGGCGCATGCGAACGGCGCGCTGGTGCTGGTGGATGCATCCCAGAGCGCCGGCCACATCGCCGTAGACGTGGAGGCGATGGGGATCGACCTCCTGGCCTTCACCGGGCACAAGGGGCTGCTGGGGCCGCAGGGCACCGGCGGCCTGTACGTGCGCGAAGGGGTGGAGATCGAGCCCGTCTTCGCGGGTGGCACCGGCGCCGAGTCGGGCCCCTCCGGGATGCCCGACGCCATGCCCGACCGGCTAGAGGCGGGGACGCAGAACGGGCCCGGCATCGCGGGGCTGCTGGCTGGCGTGGAGTGGGTGCTGGCGCGCGGTGTGGAGCCGATCCACGAGCGGCAGAGCACGCTCAAGGCAAGGCTGCGCGAGCGGCTGGGCGGCATCCCCGGGCTGCGCCTCCTCTCCTCCGCGGCGCCGGAGGGGGCGGGGATCGTCACGGTGACGGTGGACGGGTTCGATCCGTCGCAGATGGCGGCGCGGCTGGACCGCGACTTCGGGGTGATGACGCGCGCGGGGCTGCACTGCGCCCCGGAGGCCCACCGCATCCTGGGCACCGAGGCGACGGGCGGCGTCCGCTTCTCCGTCGGCTGGGCGACGACGGAGGCGGAGGTGGACCGCGCGGCCGAGGCCGTGGCGGCGCTGGCGGGGGAAACAATGCCCGCTCGCGCGGGGTAG
- the larE gene encoding ATP-dependent sacrificial sulfur transferase LarE, protein MIADAKRERLAEILRECGSVVIGYSGGVDSVFLATVAVELLGPHRVLAVTGKSDSIASWMEDTAREVAARFGIPWLEVETREMEDPRYAANPSNRCYFCKSELWGRLGAVAQERGFATVLDGSNADDVGDHRPGAVAAGEKAVRSPLLEAGLTKDEIRAWSRELGLPTWDQPAAPCLASRLPYGLAVTPRRLRQVEAAEVALRALGFRDFRVRHHGEVARLEVHPAEAGRVAAERVRIDEAVRGAGFRRALLDLQGYRRGALNEGLGEGEMVRLVQIGSAA, encoded by the coding sequence ATGATCGCGGATGCGAAGCGCGAGCGGCTGGCGGAGATCCTCCGCGAGTGCGGCTCGGTGGTGATCGGGTACAGCGGAGGGGTCGATTCGGTCTTCCTCGCCACGGTGGCGGTGGAGCTGCTCGGCCCCCATCGCGTGCTGGCGGTCACCGGGAAGAGCGACAGCATCGCGTCGTGGATGGAGGACACCGCGCGTGAGGTCGCCGCGCGCTTCGGCATCCCCTGGCTGGAGGTGGAGACGCGGGAGATGGAAGACCCCCGCTACGCCGCCAACCCCAGCAACCGCTGCTACTTCTGCAAGAGCGAGCTGTGGGGCCGCCTGGGCGCGGTGGCCCAGGAGCGCGGCTTCGCCACCGTGCTGGACGGCTCCAACGCCGACGACGTGGGCGACCACCGTCCCGGCGCCGTCGCCGCGGGCGAGAAGGCCGTGCGCTCGCCGCTGCTGGAGGCAGGGCTCACCAAGGACGAGATCCGCGCCTGGTCGCGCGAGCTGGGGCTCCCCACCTGGGACCAGCCCGCCGCGCCCTGCCTGGCGTCGCGCCTTCCGTATGGCCTGGCCGTCACGCCCCGCCGGCTCCGCCAGGTGGAGGCGGCGGAGGTGGCGCTGCGCGCGCTCGGCTTCCGCGACTTTCGCGTGCGGCATCACGGAGAGGTCGCGCGGCTGGAGGTGCACCCGGCGGAGGCTGGACGCGTGGCGGCGGAGCGCGTGAGGATCGACGAGGCGGTGCGGGGCGCCGGGTTCCGGCGGGCATTGCTCGACCTGCAGGGGTACCGGCGCGGTGCCCTCAACGAGGGGCTCGGCGAGGGCGAGATGGTGCGCCTGGTTCAGATCGGGAGCGCGGCGTGA